A genomic window from Triticum urartu cultivar G1812 chromosome 7, Tu2.1, whole genome shotgun sequence includes:
- the LOC125518028 gene encoding ENHANCER OF AG-4 protein 2 isoform X1, which produces MAPAAKRGAKGTKWNRDPQLGDLVLAKVKGYPFWPAKVSRPEDWNQEPTPRKFFVLFFGTKEIAFVGLPDLQPFTEQVKNDLVNQAREKRFPKRHAKGLEEALVEICKAYDELPKSSETANDVLPDQPLDMSEKPTESLVKPPDDGETPRVEQMEVDSSVDNLNTLRHGSGTEENVKDGGHDRKDIVPAVINRKKPAEKDSDHPKKKKPVTSKSATNMHLEQMEVDSSVGNLNNLRHGSGTEENVKDGGHDRKDTFPTVTNRKKSVEKNSDHPKKKKPVTSKSAINMHLEQARSPTSLFSGRETEGQKVGKEGRPTEGILLDPNVEIVCALEVPKKDKSKMQLKTADREENKHVDGTGISGRTTPEALPGTVPANSADKESGGFRKLKPMMKQSLMDKSERRCPNKVMVDKPNKQLTVKSPVVLSSNKKSLPGSGQRKPEGSTDMRPAKRPKLVDRANETVKTGAKSELRLPVDNGKDNSVKNEKSTSVGARNNTFPETVTADGRTRKSGVVVSPLPRPHSERMEQAPGSATKLIGFDTAKKGSSMREDGSRVGRPLAQPRRRACRFDDDDEEEQRTPPHKTVAKSISTHVTPTDKIHQTGIRGIPSSQVGNVSAKKSGLAREEKPRSVGRSPVKHEPIYSPSQGKVHARPQMTGRKSATISVDTSSALGNKINPADRKSSDQLKNPGSSEVKKPQGSSSKVVQQTSGNSHSQSHATLEKNVLLSKSENAKVKAKPSTQIAMTAENRLSATLSDERSGKLDHSKEDRSNFVDKADFAESNADSDKSIKRLIAAAQAKRNHLASGQGNSDGSSADNAVLASAAYGLPGLSPSPVFHIPSASRNAISEGDIMQSQDSICEPGHRVDLKKPAETDHEHEKSPKPKQSSSSLGGGTDAAIARDALEGMIETLSRTKDSIGRATRHAIECSKHGIAEEIVALLIRKIENEPNLHRKVDLLFLLDSITQCSHSQKGVAGASYVPTVQAALPRLLSAAAPPVAGARENRRQCLKVLRLWLERKIMPENVLRKYMNDIEVPNDNTHAGFMLRRPSRAERSVDDPIREMDDMLVDEYGSNTTIEFSGILSSNVFVNDEDFRRIDGSLPVISLRVGGGGIQESEEIIAPNSVEEHITVLESATSDAVMEDASVLPRNSQQIEGSTLIEHDSKQEAGSEEALTNQYELPPLPEGPPPLPLDSLPPQPLPEGPPPLPLDSPPPPPPLPPSPPPATPPPPPPPLSPSSPPPPPPLPSGPPPQPAPPPPHPSIPPPVPSSPSSLGYQHAMPEYFRPPNGNQLTGNSSIQGVGNTPNFMPAVPVNAQAPVNYAPSLPPDYGSNNIFLPQQASNGNYQFQPGVSFHQGAFSAFPSAQTPPVHPHTHHTHINPMGQQSVPPPCNSYGVQPFPNSQSQYTSEEQWRMTSGNFSPDDQHNTWLPGGRSLSCSDGSFMQDGYPRSNIDRSSMNPMSHQHAVLNHLPSGAPHPGHVVPHMLPAKPDIHALNCWRPSG; this is translated from the exons ATGGCTCCCGCCGCAAAGCGGGGCGCCAAGGGCACCAAATGGAACAGAGACCCGCAGCTCGGGGACCTCGTCCTCGCCAAGGTCAAGGGCTACCCTTTCTGGCCAGCCAAG GTGAGCAGGCCGGAGGATTGGAATCAGGAGCCCACTCCGCGCAAGTTCTTTGTCCTCTTCTTTGGCACCAAAGAGAT TGCTTTCGTAGGTTTGCCAGATCTCCAGCCATTTACAGAACAGGTGAAGAATGACTTGGTAAATCAAGCTCGAGAGAAAAGATTTCCGAAAAGACATGCGAAAGGTCTTGAAGAAGCCTTGGTGGAGATATGCAAGGCCTATGACGAGCTGCCAAAATCATCTGAAACTGCCAATGATGTGTTGCCTGATCAACCTCTTGATATGAGTGAGAAACCTACAGAATCCCTTGTAAAGCCACCTGATGATGGTGAGACTCCAAGAGTGGAACAAATGGAAGTTGATAGTTCTGTGGACAACTTGAATACTTTAAGGCACGGTTCAGGAACCGAGGAGAATGTGAAAGATGGTGGTCATGACAGAAAGGACATTGTTCCAGCAGTTATTAATAGGAAAAAACCTGCAGAAAAGGATTCTGACCATCCCAAGAAAAAGAAGCCTGTGACATCGAAGTCAGCTACCAACATGCACCTTGAACAAATGGAAGTTGATAGTTCTGTGGGCAACTTGAATAATTTAAGGCACGGTTCAGGAACTGAGGAGAACGTGAAAGATGGTGGTCATGACAGAAAGGATACTTTTCCAACAGTTACTAATAGGAAAAAATCTGTAGAAAAGAATTCTGACCATCCCAAGAAAAAGAAGCCTGTCACATCGAAGTCAGCTATCAACATGCACCTTGAACAAGCACGCTCACCAACCTCTCTGTTCTCAGGAAGAGAGACTGAAGGCCAAAAAGTTGGGAAAGAGGGCCGTCCAACTGAAGGTATCCTTTTGGACCCTAATGTAGAGATAGTTTGTGCCCTTGAAGTGCCAAAGAAAGATAAATCCAAGATGCAGTTGAAGACTGCTGACAGGGAGGAAAACAAGCATGTCGATGGCACTGGTATTTCTGGGAGGACTACTCCTGAGGCTCTACCTGGTACTGTACCAGCCAATAGTGCTGACAAAGAGAGCGGAGGATTTAGAAAGCTGAAACCGATGATGAAACAATCACTTATGGACAAATCAGAGAGAAGGTGCCCTAACAAAGTAATGGTTGACAAGCCTAACAAGCAGTTGACTGTAAAATCACCTGTTGTCTTGTCTTCCAATAAGAAATCTCTGCCTGGTAGTGGTCAGCGCAAGCCGGAGGGTAGCACTGATATGCGTCCGGCAAAGAGGCCAAAACTAGTAGACAGAGCCAATGAAACAGTTAAGACAGGGGCAAAGAGTGAACTTAGGTTACCTGTTGATAATGGAAAGGATAATTCTGTGAAAAATGAGAAATCCACTTCCGTTGGAGCCAGAAACAACACATTTCCCGAGACTGTAACCGCTGATGGTAGGACAAGGAAATCAGGTGTAGTTGTATCACCCCTACCAAGGCCGCATTCTGAGCGAATGGAACAGGCACCTGGTTCTGCAACCAAGTTAATTGGTTTTGATACTGCTAAGAAGGGCTCCAGCATGAGGGAGGATGGCTCACGTGTTGGTAGGCCATTGGCACAACCCAGGAGAAGAGCATGTCGTttcgatgatgatgatgaggaagaaCAACGAACCCCACCTCATAAAACTGTGGCCAAATCAATCTCCACTCATGTAACCCCAACAGACAAGATCCATCAGACAGGTATTCGGGGGATTCCTTCATCACAAGTTGGCAATGTTTCTGCAAAAAAATCTGGTTTGGCAAGAGAAGAGAAACCCAGAAGTGTTGGAAGGTCACCTGTGAAGCACGAGCCAATTTATTCACCAAGTCAAGGTAAAGTGCACGCTAGACCACAAATGACTGGGCGAAAATCGGCCACTATCTCAGTTGACACTTCTTCTGCTTTGGGTAACAAGATTAACCCGGCAGACCGCAAATCCTCCGACCAATTAAAAAATCCAGGATCATCTGAAGTGAAGAAACCGCAAGGTAGTTCTTCTAAAGTAGTGCAGCAGACATCTGGGAACTCTCACTCTCAAAGCCATGCTACCTTAGAAAAGAATGTACTTCTGTCTAAATCAGAAAATGCCAAGGTTAAAGCTAAGCCCAGCACACAGATAGCTATGACTGCCGAGAATAGGTTAAGTGCCACTTTGTCAGATGAACGAAGCGGGAAGCTGGATCACTCTAAAGAGGACAG ATCAAATTTTGTTGATAAAGCAGATTTCGCCGAGTCTAATGCTGACTCTGACAAGTCAATTAAGCGTCTTATTGCAGCTGCCCAAGCAAAGAGAAACCATCTTGCGTCTGGTCAAGGAAATTCTGATGGCTCTTCTGCAGATAATGCTGTTCTTGCTTCCGCAGCGTATGGCTTGCCTGGACTAAGTCCTAGTCCTGTTTTTCACATTCCTTCTGCATCAAGAAATGCTATTTCAGAGGGTGACATCATGCAATCTCAAGATTCCATCTGTGAACCTGGTCACCGAGTTGATCTGAAAAAGCCAGCAGAAACTGACCATGAACATGAAAAGAGTCCGAAACCTAAGCAATCCAGCAGTTCACTGGGTGGTGGTACTGATGCAGCAATTGCACGTGATGCCCTGGAGGGAATGATAGAGACTCTGTCGAGGACAAAGGATAGTATAGGTCGTGCTACACGTCATGCAATCGAGTGCTCGAAACATGGCATTGCTGAAGAG ATTGTTGCGCTTCTCATAAGGAAAATCGAGAATGAGCCTAATTTGCATCGCAAGGTTGATCTCCTTTTTCTTTTGGACTCCATAACACAGTGTTCTCACTCTCAGAAAG GCGTTGCTGGGGCTTCATATGTTCCCACTGTTCAAGCTGCATTACCTCGTCTTTTGAGTGCTGCTGCTCCACCTGTAGCTGGTGCTCGTGAAAACCGACGCCAGTGCCTCAAA GTTTTAAGATTGTGGCTAGAGAGAAAGATTATGCCAGAAAATGTACTGCGAAAATACATGAATGACATAGAGGTGCCAAATGATAACACACACGCTGGTTTCATGCTCAGGCGACCGTCCCGAGCTGAACGTTCTGTTGATGACCCTATTAGGGAGATGGATGACATGCTTGTTGATGAATATGGCAG TAATACAACCATTGAGTTCTCTGGAATATTATCATCAAATGTCTTTGTAAATGATGAGGATTTCCGTCGGATTGATGGGTCATTGCCAGTTATTTCACTGCGAGTTGGAGGGGGTGGGATACAAGAAAGTGAAGAGATTATTGCTCCAAACTCTGTTGAGGAACACATTACGGTACTAGAAAGTGCAACTAGTGATGCTGTAATGGAAGATGCTTCAGTTTTACCAAGGAACAGTCAACAGATAGAGGGATCTACCCTCATTGAGCATGATTCTAAGCAGGAAGCAGGTTCAGAGGAGGCATTGACTAATCAGTACGAGCTTCCCCCTCTACCTGAGGGTCCTCCACCTCTTCCACTGGATTCATTACCTCCCCAGCCTTTACCTGAGGGCCCTCCACCTCTTCCATTGGATTCACCGCCTCCCCCACCTCCTTTGCCCCCTTCACCACCACCTGCTACACCAcctccgccgccaccaccacttTCACCATCTTCGCCACCTCCACCGCCACCCCTGCCATCTGGACCACCTCCGCAGCCTGCTCCACCACCTCCTCATCCTTCAATCCCGCCACCTGTTCCGTCATCTCCATCATCACTGGGTTATCAGCATGCCATGCCAGAATATTTTAGGCCTCCCAAT GGTAACCAACTAACAGGAAATTCATCAATTCAAGGTGTTGGAAATACGCCGAACTTTATGCCTGCTGTACCAGTGAATGCACAAGCTCCAGTTAATTATGCCCCATCATTGCCACCGGATtatggaagcaacaatatctttCTGCCACAGCAAGCTTCTAATGGTAATTATCAGTTTCAGCCTGGTGTATCTTTTCATCAAGGGGCTTTCAGTGCTTTCCCATCGGCACAAACACCACCAGTTCACCCCCACACTCATCACACACACATTAACCCCATGGGCCAACAATCTGTACCACCTCCATGCAATTCTTACGGTGTACAGCCCTTTCCAAATAGTCAAAGCCAGTATACATCGGAAGAACAGTGGCGAATGACATCTGGTAACTTCAGTCCAGATGACCAGCATAATACCTGGTTACCAGGTGGCAGATCACTATCTTGTTCAGATGGGTCATTCATGCAGGATG GGTATCCGAGGTCGAACATTGACAGATCTTCAATGAATCCAATGAGTCATCAACATGCTGTACTTAACCATTTGCCGTCTGGAGCACCACATCCAG GCCATGTTGTTCCTCACATGCTGCCAGCCAAGCCTGATATTCATGCACTTAATTGCTGGAGGCCTTCTGGATGA
- the LOC125518028 gene encoding ENHANCER OF AG-4 protein 2 isoform X2, whose protein sequence is MSEKPTESLVKPPDDGETPRVEQMEVDSSVDNLNTLRHGSGTEENVKDGGHDRKDIVPAVINRKKPAEKDSDHPKKKKPVTSKSATNMHLEQMEVDSSVGNLNNLRHGSGTEENVKDGGHDRKDTFPTVTNRKKSVEKNSDHPKKKKPVTSKSAINMHLEQARSPTSLFSGRETEGQKVGKEGRPTEGILLDPNVEIVCALEVPKKDKSKMQLKTADREENKHVDGTGISGRTTPEALPGTVPANSADKESGGFRKLKPMMKQSLMDKSERRCPNKVMVDKPNKQLTVKSPVVLSSNKKSLPGSGQRKPEGSTDMRPAKRPKLVDRANETVKTGAKSELRLPVDNGKDNSVKNEKSTSVGARNNTFPETVTADGRTRKSGVVVSPLPRPHSERMEQAPGSATKLIGFDTAKKGSSMREDGSRVGRPLAQPRRRACRFDDDDEEEQRTPPHKTVAKSISTHVTPTDKIHQTGIRGIPSSQVGNVSAKKSGLAREEKPRSVGRSPVKHEPIYSPSQGKVHARPQMTGRKSATISVDTSSALGNKINPADRKSSDQLKNPGSSEVKKPQGSSSKVVQQTSGNSHSQSHATLEKNVLLSKSENAKVKAKPSTQIAMTAENRLSATLSDERSGKLDHSKEDRSNFVDKADFAESNADSDKSIKRLIAAAQAKRNHLASGQGNSDGSSADNAVLASAAYGLPGLSPSPVFHIPSASRNAISEGDIMQSQDSICEPGHRVDLKKPAETDHEHEKSPKPKQSSSSLGGGTDAAIARDALEGMIETLSRTKDSIGRATRHAIECSKHGIAEEIVALLIRKIENEPNLHRKVDLLFLLDSITQCSHSQKGVAGASYVPTVQAALPRLLSAAAPPVAGARENRRQCLKVLRLWLERKIMPENVLRKYMNDIEVPNDNTHAGFMLRRPSRAERSVDDPIREMDDMLVDEYGSNTTIEFSGILSSNVFVNDEDFRRIDGSLPVISLRVGGGGIQESEEIIAPNSVEEHITVLESATSDAVMEDASVLPRNSQQIEGSTLIEHDSKQEAGSEEALTNQYELPPLPEGPPPLPLDSLPPQPLPEGPPPLPLDSPPPPPPLPPSPPPATPPPPPPPLSPSSPPPPPPLPSGPPPQPAPPPPHPSIPPPVPSSPSSLGYQHAMPEYFRPPNGNQLTGNSSIQGVGNTPNFMPAVPVNAQAPVNYAPSLPPDYGSNNIFLPQQASNGNYQFQPGVSFHQGAFSAFPSAQTPPVHPHTHHTHINPMGQQSVPPPCNSYGVQPFPNSQSQYTSEEQWRMTSGNFSPDDQHNTWLPGGRSLSCSDGSFMQDGYPRSNIDRSSMNPMSHQHAVLNHLPSGAPHPGHVVPHMLPAKPDIHALNCWRPSG, encoded by the exons ATGAGTGAGAAACCTACAGAATCCCTTGTAAAGCCACCTGATGATGGTGAGACTCCAAGAGTGGAACAAATGGAAGTTGATAGTTCTGTGGACAACTTGAATACTTTAAGGCACGGTTCAGGAACCGAGGAGAATGTGAAAGATGGTGGTCATGACAGAAAGGACATTGTTCCAGCAGTTATTAATAGGAAAAAACCTGCAGAAAAGGATTCTGACCATCCCAAGAAAAAGAAGCCTGTGACATCGAAGTCAGCTACCAACATGCACCTTGAACAAATGGAAGTTGATAGTTCTGTGGGCAACTTGAATAATTTAAGGCACGGTTCAGGAACTGAGGAGAACGTGAAAGATGGTGGTCATGACAGAAAGGATACTTTTCCAACAGTTACTAATAGGAAAAAATCTGTAGAAAAGAATTCTGACCATCCCAAGAAAAAGAAGCCTGTCACATCGAAGTCAGCTATCAACATGCACCTTGAACAAGCACGCTCACCAACCTCTCTGTTCTCAGGAAGAGAGACTGAAGGCCAAAAAGTTGGGAAAGAGGGCCGTCCAACTGAAGGTATCCTTTTGGACCCTAATGTAGAGATAGTTTGTGCCCTTGAAGTGCCAAAGAAAGATAAATCCAAGATGCAGTTGAAGACTGCTGACAGGGAGGAAAACAAGCATGTCGATGGCACTGGTATTTCTGGGAGGACTACTCCTGAGGCTCTACCTGGTACTGTACCAGCCAATAGTGCTGACAAAGAGAGCGGAGGATTTAGAAAGCTGAAACCGATGATGAAACAATCACTTATGGACAAATCAGAGAGAAGGTGCCCTAACAAAGTAATGGTTGACAAGCCTAACAAGCAGTTGACTGTAAAATCACCTGTTGTCTTGTCTTCCAATAAGAAATCTCTGCCTGGTAGTGGTCAGCGCAAGCCGGAGGGTAGCACTGATATGCGTCCGGCAAAGAGGCCAAAACTAGTAGACAGAGCCAATGAAACAGTTAAGACAGGGGCAAAGAGTGAACTTAGGTTACCTGTTGATAATGGAAAGGATAATTCTGTGAAAAATGAGAAATCCACTTCCGTTGGAGCCAGAAACAACACATTTCCCGAGACTGTAACCGCTGATGGTAGGACAAGGAAATCAGGTGTAGTTGTATCACCCCTACCAAGGCCGCATTCTGAGCGAATGGAACAGGCACCTGGTTCTGCAACCAAGTTAATTGGTTTTGATACTGCTAAGAAGGGCTCCAGCATGAGGGAGGATGGCTCACGTGTTGGTAGGCCATTGGCACAACCCAGGAGAAGAGCATGTCGTttcgatgatgatgatgaggaagaaCAACGAACCCCACCTCATAAAACTGTGGCCAAATCAATCTCCACTCATGTAACCCCAACAGACAAGATCCATCAGACAGGTATTCGGGGGATTCCTTCATCACAAGTTGGCAATGTTTCTGCAAAAAAATCTGGTTTGGCAAGAGAAGAGAAACCCAGAAGTGTTGGAAGGTCACCTGTGAAGCACGAGCCAATTTATTCACCAAGTCAAGGTAAAGTGCACGCTAGACCACAAATGACTGGGCGAAAATCGGCCACTATCTCAGTTGACACTTCTTCTGCTTTGGGTAACAAGATTAACCCGGCAGACCGCAAATCCTCCGACCAATTAAAAAATCCAGGATCATCTGAAGTGAAGAAACCGCAAGGTAGTTCTTCTAAAGTAGTGCAGCAGACATCTGGGAACTCTCACTCTCAAAGCCATGCTACCTTAGAAAAGAATGTACTTCTGTCTAAATCAGAAAATGCCAAGGTTAAAGCTAAGCCCAGCACACAGATAGCTATGACTGCCGAGAATAGGTTAAGTGCCACTTTGTCAGATGAACGAAGCGGGAAGCTGGATCACTCTAAAGAGGACAG ATCAAATTTTGTTGATAAAGCAGATTTCGCCGAGTCTAATGCTGACTCTGACAAGTCAATTAAGCGTCTTATTGCAGCTGCCCAAGCAAAGAGAAACCATCTTGCGTCTGGTCAAGGAAATTCTGATGGCTCTTCTGCAGATAATGCTGTTCTTGCTTCCGCAGCGTATGGCTTGCCTGGACTAAGTCCTAGTCCTGTTTTTCACATTCCTTCTGCATCAAGAAATGCTATTTCAGAGGGTGACATCATGCAATCTCAAGATTCCATCTGTGAACCTGGTCACCGAGTTGATCTGAAAAAGCCAGCAGAAACTGACCATGAACATGAAAAGAGTCCGAAACCTAAGCAATCCAGCAGTTCACTGGGTGGTGGTACTGATGCAGCAATTGCACGTGATGCCCTGGAGGGAATGATAGAGACTCTGTCGAGGACAAAGGATAGTATAGGTCGTGCTACACGTCATGCAATCGAGTGCTCGAAACATGGCATTGCTGAAGAG ATTGTTGCGCTTCTCATAAGGAAAATCGAGAATGAGCCTAATTTGCATCGCAAGGTTGATCTCCTTTTTCTTTTGGACTCCATAACACAGTGTTCTCACTCTCAGAAAG GCGTTGCTGGGGCTTCATATGTTCCCACTGTTCAAGCTGCATTACCTCGTCTTTTGAGTGCTGCTGCTCCACCTGTAGCTGGTGCTCGTGAAAACCGACGCCAGTGCCTCAAA GTTTTAAGATTGTGGCTAGAGAGAAAGATTATGCCAGAAAATGTACTGCGAAAATACATGAATGACATAGAGGTGCCAAATGATAACACACACGCTGGTTTCATGCTCAGGCGACCGTCCCGAGCTGAACGTTCTGTTGATGACCCTATTAGGGAGATGGATGACATGCTTGTTGATGAATATGGCAG TAATACAACCATTGAGTTCTCTGGAATATTATCATCAAATGTCTTTGTAAATGATGAGGATTTCCGTCGGATTGATGGGTCATTGCCAGTTATTTCACTGCGAGTTGGAGGGGGTGGGATACAAGAAAGTGAAGAGATTATTGCTCCAAACTCTGTTGAGGAACACATTACGGTACTAGAAAGTGCAACTAGTGATGCTGTAATGGAAGATGCTTCAGTTTTACCAAGGAACAGTCAACAGATAGAGGGATCTACCCTCATTGAGCATGATTCTAAGCAGGAAGCAGGTTCAGAGGAGGCATTGACTAATCAGTACGAGCTTCCCCCTCTACCTGAGGGTCCTCCACCTCTTCCACTGGATTCATTACCTCCCCAGCCTTTACCTGAGGGCCCTCCACCTCTTCCATTGGATTCACCGCCTCCCCCACCTCCTTTGCCCCCTTCACCACCACCTGCTACACCAcctccgccgccaccaccacttTCACCATCTTCGCCACCTCCACCGCCACCCCTGCCATCTGGACCACCTCCGCAGCCTGCTCCACCACCTCCTCATCCTTCAATCCCGCCACCTGTTCCGTCATCTCCATCATCACTGGGTTATCAGCATGCCATGCCAGAATATTTTAGGCCTCCCAAT GGTAACCAACTAACAGGAAATTCATCAATTCAAGGTGTTGGAAATACGCCGAACTTTATGCCTGCTGTACCAGTGAATGCACAAGCTCCAGTTAATTATGCCCCATCATTGCCACCGGATtatggaagcaacaatatctttCTGCCACAGCAAGCTTCTAATGGTAATTATCAGTTTCAGCCTGGTGTATCTTTTCATCAAGGGGCTTTCAGTGCTTTCCCATCGGCACAAACACCACCAGTTCACCCCCACACTCATCACACACACATTAACCCCATGGGCCAACAATCTGTACCACCTCCATGCAATTCTTACGGTGTACAGCCCTTTCCAAATAGTCAAAGCCAGTATACATCGGAAGAACAGTGGCGAATGACATCTGGTAACTTCAGTCCAGATGACCAGCATAATACCTGGTTACCAGGTGGCAGATCACTATCTTGTTCAGATGGGTCATTCATGCAGGATG GGTATCCGAGGTCGAACATTGACAGATCTTCAATGAATCCAATGAGTCATCAACATGCTGTACTTAACCATTTGCCGTCTGGAGCACCACATCCAG GCCATGTTGTTCCTCACATGCTGCCAGCCAAGCCTGATATTCATGCACTTAATTGCTGGAGGCCTTCTGGATGA